One Formosa agariphila KMM 3901 genomic window, GACAATTTAGAATAAATCGGATATACGTTCTAATTAAAACTAAGTCGCTTTTTTGAAGTGTAATTTTATAATGATCTACTAAGGCTATTAGGGCTCTTGCATTATCGTCTAAGGTGTAACCTGAAGCGCTATCAGGAGCATTAATTTTTGAAAATTGAATAATGCCTACATCTGTGGTCATGCGTTTAATATGGTCTAACATTATTCGTGGCTTTTTGTATGTTAAAGGTTTCTGGGTATGCCGTGAAAATAAATGTGCATGCGAAATCGCCGCATTCTCCCAAGCATTCGCTGCCGAATTATGTAAGTTTTTTAATCGCATATCTTCCATAAGATGCTCATCGTTCAATAACTTAATTACAGAATGTGCTAATTGATTTGAATCTCCAAAATCAAATAAAAGGCCGTTACCCAACTTTAAAACTTCCTTAGCATGAGGAATTGGAGTTGAAATAATAGGGCAACCACAACTAACAGCATACGAAAACGTACCACTTACAGCCTGATTAGGGTCTTTAGAAGAAAAAATATAGCAATCTGATAAAAGTAGATAATCTAATAACTCTGGTAACGGAACAAATTTATTTACAAATTTCACATAGTCGTGTAGATTTAAATCTTCTACTTTCTGCAATAAAAAGTCCATATAGGCATGACCCTTTTCACTAAAAATTGTAGGGTGAGTTTTACCCACAATTAAAAACATAATATCTGGATGTTCTGCTATAATAATTGGCAAGGCATCTAGGGTTGTTTCAATGCTTTTTCCCGGACCAATAAAACCGAAAGTAGAAATAACTTTATGATTGGTTAAATTGTATTTTTCTTTAAGGCTATCTTTTTTTTGATGATTAACTAAATGGGTACCATGCGAAATGATCTCAATTTTATCTGGGCTAATATTATATTCTTTAATTAAAATATCAGCGGAAGATTCCGTCATCACCGTTATGGTCTTGGCTATAGCACCTAGGTTTTTAACTTCTTTTTCTAATTCGGGATTAGGATTGGGTAAAACCGTATGAAACGCGAGTATTATTGGTTTTTCTATGATATTAAGTAAGGTGTGAAATAATTCTAAATTATTCTTATACAATCCAAACTCATGTTGAACCATGATAAGATCTAAATTTTCATCTGAATTAATGTCGCGAGCAACTGAAACAAAAGACTCTACATTGTCTATATTTAAAACTAGTTCAACCTCGGCATAATCGTAAGAGTGGCGATCTAAGTCCGTTTCAATAGCGCAAATTTTTATATCTAAACTCTCCTGAAAAGTATTGGTTAACGCTTTTTTTAAATCTTGAGTGTAAGTAGCAATACCACATTCTCGCGGTGGATAAGTGGATAGCATTAAAATTTTAGAGCGACTTTTAGTGGCTTTTTTTTGATGCTTTTTTATATTGCTTTTAGTATAATTTTTCTTCCGATCATTACCTAAGTTGTTCGTTTTATTTTTTAGTTTTAATTCAGATTTCATAATTCTTTTTTTTTAACTACATCATTTATTAATTTTTAAAGTGGATCCTATTAAGATTCTAAAGTATTTATTTTAAAAGGAGAAGCTTGTTCTAAAAAGGTTATTTTTTAACTCATTCCAACCTTATTTGTTTGATATAAAATCCATGATATTGAATAGCAAATTGAGATACTCTAAGTAGTTTTGTACGGCAGAAAATAACTGAAATATGCCTTGAAATCTGTAAAAAATACCCCCCAAAAGAAAACTACCTTTCTTTTTTTTTTTTGGGGGGGGGGTATCAAAGAATAAAAATATGTTTTTTAGGTTGAAACCTTAAATCCTAAGAAACAGGTAAGAAAATATAAAAAGTAGACCCTTCATTTAATTCACTTTGTGCATAAATGTAACCTTCATGATTATCGATGATTTTTTTTACAATAGCTAAGCCAATTCCTGTCCCAGAATACTCGTCTCGGCTATGTAATCTTTGAAATACTTCAAATATTTTTTCGCTGTATTTTTGTTCGAAACCAATGCCATTATCTGAAAATTGTATTTGATAATAAGATTTCGAAGCCAATAAAGGTTCTATGTCTAAACCTTCACCATTCACCTCTGTGCAATTAATCGTAATTATAGTCGGTTCTTGTTCTTTAGAAAATTTTATAGCATTACTCACTAAATTAAATATAACCTGCTTAAATTGAACCGGAATTATTTTAAGTTTTGGGTTGTTATTTAAATTAATAATTACTTCCCTTTTATTAAGTTCTTCACTCAAAACATCTTTGGTGTCTTCAATAATATCTAATAAATACACGTTTTCAAAGGTGCATTCTTGAGCACTCGTTCTAGAATAGGCAATAAGGTCTTGTATTAATGTTTGCATTCTATGTGCCGACTGTTGCATTCTAGAAA contains:
- a CDS encoding glycosyltransferase, with the protein product MKSELKLKNKTNNLGNDRKKNYTKSNIKKHQKKATKSRSKILMLSTYPPRECGIATYTQDLKKALTNTFQESLDIKICAIETDLDRHSYDYAEVELVLNIDNVESFVSVARDINSDENLDLIMVQHEFGLYKNNLELFHTLLNIIEKPIILAFHTVLPNPNPELEKEVKNLGAIAKTITVMTESSADILIKEYNISPDKIEIISHGTHLVNHQKKDSLKEKYNLTNHKVISTFGFIGPGKSIETTLDALPIIIAEHPDIMFLIVGKTHPTIFSEKGHAYMDFLLQKVEDLNLHDYVKFVNKFVPLPELLDYLLLSDCYIFSSKDPNQAVSGTFSYAVSCGCPIISTPIPHAKEVLKLGNGLLFDFGDSNQLAHSVIKLLNDEHLMEDMRLKNLHNSAANAWENAAISHAHLFSRHTQKPLTYKKPRIMLDHIKRMTTDVGIIQFSKINAPDSASGYTLDDNARALIALVDHYKITLQKSDLVLIRTYIRFILNCQRTNGEFLNYVNEHKEFTKQNNDVNLEDSNGRAIWALGYVFSLLEEGIDINETLLLNIKWAINQFIPHINHYKSPRALGFIIKGLYYYNTKAQDAEVTIFIKNSADKLVRLYEFHSEDNWNWFENYLTYANSVLPESLLFSWKATGDLKYKTIAKTSLDFLLSKIIKDKCLKVISNKNWLLKDFEDSNTNCGGEQPIDVAYTILALKQFDLVFPKAGYNEKMELAFSWFLGNNQLNQIIYNPCTGGCYDGLETHTVNLNQGAESTISYLLARLVFEQ